The ANME-2 cluster archaeon DNA window AGGTCTGGCTGTACCCCTGTGCAAACGCTGCCTTCATGGTCTCGTGGTCATTGTGGGTGCTCACAAATGTCTGGAACAGCACATGGACATCCACGCCCCTGGCCTCTACAGAGTTGTCGTGGAATGCCAGCCCGAAATCGATGAGGTACACCCTGTCGTCGTGCAGTATCATGTTGGAGGTGGTGAGGTCGCCGTGGATGATGCCGGCACTGTGGAGTTTGCCCACTACGGTTCCTATGTGGCGGCTCAGGTCCGGGGTGAGGATGTCCCTGACCTTCTGCCCATCGTTGTACTCCATTGTTATCTCGAAGTCCTCTGTGTCGTAGATAATGGGTGTGGGCACGCCCCTGCGTCTTGATTCCGAGATGATACGTGCTTCTGCCCTGGTGCGCTCCTGCTTGATTGTGCTGTCCAGGGCCTCAAGGCGGTAGCCTTTTGGCAGGCGTTTTTTGATTATCATGCCGTCCCTGAGTTCGATTGTGGCTTCTGCTCCCATGGCTAAGAACATGGGGAAGAGAATGGTTAAGATTGGTGATAAATGTGGTGATTTATAGGTTATTGGAGATTTTCATCAAATGTATGTGGAAAATTCTTCATCCTAATCTATTGATATTTAGTCAGTCATTGCCGTTAAATTACCGTTAAATTACCGATAAATTGCCGATAACCCGCTGACAAAGTATAAGCTCTGCCCCGCCTCGACGAATCCGTTATCTCCAGCCACCACTCTTCAACCCAGTCTCTCAGCAGGTTGCGTGCCATTCGCCGGGAGAGCCCAAGTGGCTTGGCCACATCGGAAGAAGTTATTAGCTCTGTCCTGGCAAAGAGGGATAGCACTACCCGCCCCCGTGGGTCAAGCCGCCGCAGGGCACCTCAGGCTCCAATACTTTCTCTATCATCACCCAGGCGCTGTGTCTCTTCCTTCAGTACTTTCGATCATATGTAGTTCCGAATGAAAACAATTTCTGTAACCTTTTCAGCGATTACAATCAATCAAATTCACGCACAACATTTATAAAAAAATGTTAATTGTTATAGTATTCAACCTTGATCTACTCCATGAACACCCAGATTCGAGCACATTTTTCTATAGCTCCCGCTAACCATATCCACGATTCTACCCTGATAACAACAATTGTCAGGAATCTGTCAAGAGAATTCGTAGCTTTTTAATTCGATCTTCATTATATTCCATCACTCTCTTCAACAATATTTCCATAGGAATTGCACACAACGATTCAAATCCATATCTAATAAACTGAAAAATATCACTACCAATTGCTGATTTTAATTCAGATGCAGTAATATCAAATCCTGCTTTTAGCACATTTAAAATATTGTACAATATGCACTGAAGTACGAAAATAAAAATCCGTACCACTGGAGAAATGGAACAAGTCCTTATCTTGAATTCATTTTTAACTCTGTAGCCAGTTTATATGTTCCA harbors:
- a CDS encoding Kae1-associated kinase Bud32, which codes for MFLAMGAEATIELRDGMIIKKRLPKGYRLEALDSTIKQERTRAEARIISESRRRGVPTPIIYDTEDFEITMEYNDGQKVRDILTPDLSRHIGTVVGKLHSAGIIHGDLTTSNMILHDDRVYLIDFGLAFHDNSVEARGVDVHVLFQTFVSTHNDHETMKAAFAQGYSQTFVDAGPVLERVTEIKGRARYA